In Brassica napus cultivar Da-Ae chromosome C2, Da-Ae, whole genome shotgun sequence, the sequence TAGTCCacagaatatattttttctgtaaAGAAATCCAAAGAATAGTTAGTCAACCCACTATAAACAAACACGATTAACTTATTTGCCAGTTGCCAAAAATAACGGAGGTTTaatacgtctacaattattTGATCGTAGACCGAGGGAGCTGACATGCATCGTTCTAGTATGAAGAGCCGCTAGAATCATCTTTTCAATTAAATCTAACCTAACGTTCCATTcatcatattaaatttttcaatttcTAACCACCCGATCTTGACTATTCCCATTCGTTCCAACAACTTCATACCGTGTCAAACTTTCTTGCAGCAGATTTAATCGATCATTGACTCTcactttttttgtaaaattaatttgattactggTGTGCATGGACCAACAGCGTGTAAGGAGGCCACAATATTGATTGTAACATGTGAATGTGATCTCTCCACAAGGCATTCTTGCCGTGGATCACGTGTAAACAAAGGGGTGTACACACCGTGTAATACAAGATTTAGGTCACTGCGATGATGTGCACCaactataaatatttcaaattttcagaTAACTCTGAAACAATAAACAAGAGACAATGTCGAACTCTAACGCTGATAGTGAGACCGGAACTACACTTTCGTATGGTGTTGTCGGGGGCTCCGTTGACTTCCGAGGCAAGCCATCCCTCAGGTTCTCTTCCGGTGGCTGGAGATCCTCTGGCTTCATCATTGGTAAGTACTTACCTTTTTTTCTCCAACGTCCTCAATGTTCCTGccaaattctaaaaaataagagAATATTCCGACAGGAGCGGAAGTGTCGGAGAAGTTCGCCTACTTTGGAGTAGCCTCGAATCTGATAACCTACTTCACGGCGCAGTTAGGGGAGTCAACGGCGGCTGCAGCCTCAAACGTCAACCTATGGCTCGGGACGGCAGCTTTCTTGCCACTGATCTGGGGCTCTATAGCGGACTCATTTCTTGGTCGTTTCCGTACCATCCACTTCACGTCCTCGCTCTATATCTTGGTACGTTACTAAAATTCTTCTTATTTTGTTACCTTAATACAGATCTAGGATCTCAAGCTGGAACTATAGATGAATattcaattcatttattgtCAGTTGGTTTTAAATTAACGTTCGTAatactttgtataatttttaacagtatttttttttataatcttgaATTTAGGGACTTGGGCTGCTTACGTTTTCAGCAACGATTCCGTCTGCATGCAAAGATCAAGAAACACTCGTCTCGTGCGTTTCTCAGTTTAAAGTGACAATATTCTTTTGTGCTCTCTATCTAATAGCACTAGGCGAAGGAGGCTTCAAGGCATGTCTTAGAGCTTTCGGAGCAGATCAGTTTGATGAACAAGATCCTATAGAGTCCAAAGCCAAGAGCTCATTCTTTAACTGGTTGTATTTTGCTATATCATTTGGCATATTGGCCACTAGGTTGGTCTCTAATTATGTCCAAGAGAATCTGAGTTGGGCTTTAGGGTTTGGGATTCCATGTGTTTCCATGATGATTTCTCTGTTCTTCTTTTTACTTGGGACCAACACTTATCGCTTCAGCACTGGAGGAGAAGTAAGACAAGGACGAAAGCATAATAACCCTTTTGTAAGAATTGGCCGTGTTTTTGTTGCTGCTGCGAAAAATCGACGAGAGACTTCGTCAGAAACCCTCCTCTTTCCTCACGAAAGTTCGAAGCAATACAGGTATGTTTTATTTTCGTGTTTTGGTGGGTAGTCAGTACGTTATATTGTGGTTTTGCTTCTTTCCAAAACGAAAATAacgatttagattttttaatatttttgtaaactgTAAATGTATAACTCAAATGAACAATTttcagaaaaattaaaaaagtgttCAGTTTTTAATGGaacttaattatttaatatagtttttgtaaattgtaaatgtataacccaaaaaacaaagttttagCGTTAAGCGttcacatttatatttttacaaattctCTAGACAGAGTGCTCAAATTTTTATggaatttaaagtttaaacccTATCGGAGTTGCTTGCTTTACAAGTTAAAAGAAAATACCTTTAAACACACAACTTTTGGCAACTGCAGATTCCTCGACAGGGCGGCGATTTCATGTGATTCAGctgaagttgaagaagcaaaatCTGTGTTAAGTCTTGTTCCAGTTTGGATGTGTTGTTTAGTATTTGGCATTGTTTATGCGCAATCCCCTACTTTCTTTACAAAGCAAGGAGCCACAATGGACAGATCAATCTCATCAACATTCTCAGTCCCTGCAGCGACACTCCAAGGTTTCATAAGCGTATCAATCCTTGTTTTCATCCCAATCTACGACCGTGTACTCGTCCCAATCGCAAGATCAATCACTCATAAACCAGCAGGAATCACAACCCTTCAAAGGATCACCACAGGCATTTTCCTCTCTATTCTTTCAATGGTAATAGCTGCTTTGGTCGAGATGAAAAGACTCAAGACCGCTCGCGATCACGGGCTTGTTGATTCCCCTAATGCCACGGTTCCAATGAGTGTTTGCTGGCTAATTCCACAGTACGTTCTCTATGGAGTCTCTGATGTTTTCACTATGGTTGGCTTACAAGAGTTCTTCTACGGACAAATCCCGGTCGAGCTAAGGAGCTTGGGATTATCTATGTACCTTAGCGTAATCGGCATAGGCAACTACTTGAGTAGCTTCATGGTATCAGTCATTGAGAAAGCAACGAGCCAGCCAGGTCAAGCGAGTTGGTTCGATAATAACCTGAACCAGGCACATCTTGATTACTTCTATTGGCTACTTGCTTGTCTCAGCTCCATTTCATTCGTTTCTTTGGTCTATTTTGCTAAGTCGTACGTCTACAACAGCCCAAAGTAAACTCTTTCAAGATCTTGAGGAATAATGTCGAGTgactttaaataaaaaatgaattaaaaaagtaaaagtaGAAGATAAAACTAGAGTTTGATCCGTGTCAgatatttttcacttttataccgatcaaaatttgattttttgtcaactttatTTTTTCGATGAAAATTTggtttatgtaaaaaaatattgtatttgttgttgttatagtttatgttatatattgtgtaattcTATAAATTATGGTTTATTTGTCTTGTTcatcattattatattttgttttatgtttttgatatGTAATGTATTTTGTCATTAatcaatatcaatatttttacaatatttagTACACGAACGTctttaaagtaataaaataaaaacatcttcAATAATATGGAGACTGAacatacattttcaaaaaaagtttTCATGTTGTAAATAGAgtgtttagagactgaatatttatGTGTTATTAATGATCAATAGAAGTtcttttatataaggattacaagataaagataaatggaaagtatccaaaacctaaatccactaggattaggaaaactactaatacataataatggaaagattacatctactaggaaaatgaaaaggtttccttttctccaagctttgtggccgtctctctctctcctaaagtcgtctctctctctctctctccctctctctagggcttcggccgtctctccatcttctaggtattgggccggtcttggacggggcctggttaatggcaatccactccatgatttataacactccccttggatgccataaccatacaggatctgtagtacgcttcatgttgcctcattaaaaccttatcaggaaaacccagtggaacaaaaccatgatgaaggaaaaaaagtacaacacgcactactccccctgatgtgaacctcactgtaggttctacattctacgcatctgATGCGTGATCTTTCCTGTATATGTAGGAAGAGAGTAATCAGCCAAGTTCATTACTAAGCCGTATCTAGACCACTTTgacctcttaggtcgtttctcatgtcccttgacattgagtgtcccggtaaagcatgtgtgctaaacaatgtgaaccatattgttctcggggatcactattgggtctttgcaaatcgtgtttgcatgtgtccatagtctagacgtgatcgtctactcTTAACTCTTTACTATGGTCGGATAAACCAAGTACTTATGGATAGTGTACTAGACATGGTTATCATGAACCTATGTCTCGATCTGGCCGATCCATGTCTGGGTCATAGACCCTGTCTATACATGTCcactacttgtctcatgagtgttcaagatcaatgatcattgctgtgagtttataatctcttattatgACTCTGCGGCCGAACATTCTCATGGATGTGGACATCGATTTCTTTGCCTTAGGCAGTACCATATCTATCTCGGACATTGTAGTCCTTTATCCATCTCTTGATGATGTCTCATGACCTCTGTTGCTGTGGATTATATCACacactgaaatatatattattaggtcatagatctcggctctcacaagcttatggactacaatacatttgtatccggttgatcttttgtctctactagcccgtgatcaagaagaagggccAGACGTCTTTTAGTCTTAAAAGCCGGACGTGTCTAGTAGAAGAGCCAGACGTTCTTTGCTGAAGAGCCGGACGCCCTTAGACGGACAGAGTCGGACATCTATAGTTTGAAGGGCCGGGGCCGGACGCTTTTGGTCGGACACCCAtatagatttattctatgcctactaacctcttttaggtttagtataatcacaaggaatttcaaatatatggactgtattggattgtctcttatacaactccaagatcaatgatcatgcgtgatcaatttcttttacatactatatgcagctgctttacgtttcagtccatgaatcagcttaggaacgaagctgttctttcatcttatccagtgatccatatgctgcttactacatcatttgtatctaatttcattcttatgaccagaccattttcaatttcgaaaatctgtagcagcatccaccacataggagttttatctccttataatatgttcctttgatctctgtgagtaccttgtgtaacaagctataatctaatgttgttaagtaggaagacatgaacactcttagacctcgtgatcatgtgccttctctcacggtttctttatctcacaagatccatctatttcactggtttatcagatgaCGTTTCTGTAtttgtatatggccaatacgcccatctctcttttagatactttgaacctccacgttttagcttttctaatctctatgatcttttatgattgtaCGAGcactctttcgtgggttcatgatcctcgttcatctctttatgttcaagtgctataactttatgtatctttatacaaatgtgtgtgtgtgtcgacactttcatgtggttccattatgttccagacatgatctatagatttgagatcttattatccaagacctttattacctagtagcttggcgtcccaagactacatggtttggtaccttagatgtgtagctgcgcagccttttctcaatgtctggtatggtttctcttataatctcggatctgtattctatgcagcatttttttttctatccgagattcctttatcttatggaacacttggtctatcttgtatagagtctatagcaacttgattatgtctcttctaggacattcatttggtgataagctggttagtcatttctctggtcagtgtctggcatttcgattagcttctcaattagctagctttatataatctttctttggacgtcttaaatcataatctctagtccgaggatctttgccaaggcaatgatggttaaaaccattcgtacttttaacattctttatccagcttataatctttctcctttactattcggattcatttgtttcatgcaatctgtacctggccactattttaatcacccatgttttggctcttGGTCCTTTTGATTTCgtggagaagatcttattcttatatattctcaatcctcttctgaggttccatcttagacagcacatgtatgtatgtggtggtttattcaaaatctcttaagatggtgtatgtctggttttatgacccgtattcaatctgagatgggaatatctatgctcacttatatggtctgatgcatattatcatattatcattctatacatgtaaaacataatgtctccaagcttatagactttagaatcttagtcttatagataatggcttacatggccgaaccttttataggtaatggtTTGTGTGCGGCCAAGCCTGCACTATGCGTATACAAGTCGTGGCCAAGCCGTGTATAGGTGATGGCCGTGTATAGGTGATGGTATTTGCAGCCGACCATAACATGGTCTCTTcggtttggccgtttgtatcatgacctctacggccgaggaatggtcctttatggctgagtaatgaccgagccatataacatggtcttagaccatagtggtacacgaacttgtagtattgatcatgggtttatcctctctccccctcatgaccatactataaggtcatggtgcttgggacaattaatcctaatgagtttccctttgtgtacatgtttcacaacgtgaaatcttttacgggataactctgtgccttttcaatctttgcatcaattttagactttaggatggctaatcctatcatgccatatagtgtaaaatttcaTGGTGTTATTTCAATATGGTTACCAcatctcttgcctctttatcatactgatctgtagcatagttttgatcagtagagatcataggtatagtctcgaccactttctttcaaggtcttaggcgtttttctTCTTAAAGTCTAAAGAaacttgtttccttccttacccattttttctacttggaaaccatacattataacttcaatgggtcacatgttcttttgggtgtgtataatgccttttaaggcaatgccttagccatagtttctttactatgcttactatacccattcatgatttcttacttggttttatgccctttaggcaactctttaaaatcctttttatgttcaagtaagatcaggcaagacaatgaattcaaaaccaattccattgtatatataaaatcgtgaacCATCAAGTAGgttaaaagcaaatcacaaggactttaaaataaaatgtcgaGATCCCTCTTAGTTAAATAGATAAGCTGGCCTGTCCATCTATTGCATTGGACACGGCTGCCTAGGATTCATCTTGATCCATTTCCTCAGGATATTTCATCTCACTGCTTTTCTTTAGTACCTTGTCATTCTCAATCACCGTTAGGCAAGAGATCAGGTCATTGTAAGTGGTAGAACCTCTTTCTATGTAGATATGTTTTGACAACAAATCttctggatggaatgtggagtatgtCTTGAATAGACAATCATTATCTGTTACCTCTTCTCCACATAATCTCAGTTGGTACACGACCCTGGACAAGGCAAAGTGAAACTCGGCCACTGTCTCAAAGTCTTGGTATCTGAGACTCATCCATTCATGTTTGACCTTTGGTAATAATACCATAGTGTATTTGGACTTTAATTCTGTCCAAAAGTCACACGGattctttatatgtatatactgatttctcagttcctcagtgagatgatggcACATTATTGTAATGGCTCTTAACTTTTCACTTTCAGTTGCATAATCATCCTGAATGATACTCCTTCCGAGTCCTCTTGATTTCAGGGTAACTGAAGTGTTCATTGCCCATTCTAGATAATTGTCTCCAGATAGATTTAGAATGGCATAATCCATGGGATTAAATCTCGGCATCTGAAATCTTATTATCAATCAATTCTtgatttagaattcttgcaactaatttaaataatcagtgcacatgatttcataagtctatTTATGATGCTTAAGCCATACGGCTTTGCAATGTGATGCTTAGGCTTCACgattattatgtgatacaacgatcttaaggatcggatcatgatgTAATCCGGTTTATAACCATCCGGATACTAGGCCATATGGTCACTTTGATATTcactaagccacacggcttttaatcaatcaagggcacaaggccgcaagtATGAACAATGTATTAGGCCACACGACCATATACAAAACGGGATATAGATGCATTCAATCCTATTTCTTAGTTGCATATCTATTAggttttagaattaaataatctagcaacctaactctcattcaatatgtaaattctttaaatcaatctttcaagctttaagtaatgagagatttaaggtttcaaggcctttagaaaTATCAATCAAGATTAATGGTTTCAAGGCCATTAGGAATTTTAAATtcaagattagggttttagtttaaacaagattcagattcaagttttaaaacaatcctaatcatagctctaggcgatcaatcaaacactcaagtttcaaatcaaaaccgattttccaaaattagggttttaggggattttgaaaactttgatctttgatcaaggggatttgatttgagattcaaaaacctttaaggttctgattttatcAATCTCATTTTTAGgtttagatcgaacttatagagcttcgatttactcataggggattgatctatttaacctatggcttttagttttagagattatcttttagggtttcaatctttacaaaacaaccaagttcgattcttgttttcagatttcgaattacctttattttgtagggttgaaccggaccaccaaagtcAGATGAACCTCTAGTTGCacacggacgcgagctggctccTTATCGAGTCGCAAGCTGGgacgggacgcgagctgtctggaACGGTCTTGCGTCTGGTCACTGATGTGTTCTGAGGTAGTCGGACGCGATCGGGACGCGTCTTCTTCTTATCTAGTTCGCGAGCTGCTGCCTTTGCAAGCGGCTGATCTAATTGCGAGCTGGCTGTGATGCGAACGTGGGCTGGCTCTGTGGTGAACAGGAAGCAATATGAGAAGAACCGTGAGCTGGTCAAGCTTGAGATCGTCGGTTCATGGTCAGTATATGGATCGCGAACAGCTTTGTGTTTGAGATCTTTGCACCAACTCCTCTCAgctcatgaaataaaaacaaggagtattagattacatgaacaccataatctgaacaatatatcatcaaacaactaaggtatgataaacttatctttcacaggatttgaatttggctagaaaatcttgttggttcggattagggttccaaaagaccaaGACGGCGCCGCGTATTGTTTCTGTGAGTGTGGacgcgtctgagatcggatcgacaaacggtttgcgctgatggattcttctcgtcaagagcttcaatttgatatgtggctcgtcgtctggttcctcaggGTTGGAGAGATCGATCGATTATAAGTTGcgcctgatttagggtttatgtgtgacggattttaggttaggttttgtctcagggttttggagtctatcgtgttgataacgtgttgtaaatagagtgtttagagactgaatatttctgtgttattaatgatcaatagaggttcctttatataaggattacaagataaagataagtggaaagtatccaaaacctaaacccaCTAGGATTagaaaaactactaatacataataatggaaatatTACATCTAGTAGGAAAGGGaaagagtttccttttctccaagctttgtggccgtctctctcttctaaagtcggctctctctctctcccctctctctagggcttcggccgtctctccatcttctaggtattgggctGGTCTTGGACCGGGCCTGATTAATGGCAGttcactccatgatttataacatttcatatgcttattttaaattttttttattagttatattcTTACATCATCATCTTATTCATTCTCTTCGTATTTGAAAAAtagttaattttgaaaatttatgtttGTTTACTTGATAAATGGGTTggaatcaatattttattttaaactaggggggtgtccgcgcttcgcgcggaatattgttttattattgctaagagcataattttttttttggataatgtaattatgttatcgtttttatttgttaagatcattatttgatgtttttagtttgttatGTAGTAGgtgataagttaatatattttgcgtttgtttttttttttgaataatgtgttgttgtgtatATAGTACTTGTTAGTAGTCAAATGAGCCTCTAACGTAAactaatattgaatttcaataactttgcatctacgcatttgttgattctaagattaacggtttcatcgtcaaaattgtattatatttttttcatacttttgaaaattataatttttaagatgttttttgccctctccccatattttaaacttgagccctcaccgtctatgtatttcgttacaaatctggtgtgcggtgcttctcaccatcaccggaaaaagactcacatttttctcttgttcttcttgtcttcttcacctatgagattatatggtatttgttgcagaacgggtttatgagttttcagttgTTCGGTTGCTTCCCACGGCATTGTAGGCTGTTCCAGTCAATATTGattgctcctcttcttccttagatttcagctgatgttaggaactgcatctccttggttgggtcagagtttattcgtctttgattttgtattcctcgtcgttggcttaccgtcaatagtctctgctcgttttggttttcaagatccagtttttggtgttctgacttctatgctctctttcatatatagctcgaggacggctccATAGTTTTCTGATTTCGTTCCGTCTCCCTTTCCCTCTCTATTCTTGCATctctttgcagctttcatcgcatctctggtggctctccctttcaccatgtttgccaGTCGAgatttggataatgttttcgttcatgtatgctatgtgggcttggaaggttatttctggtctcaagtttagtctctgattttttggtggttgtcttccattctccctctctcaagttgcttcttttctttccatgttttccttggtataggtgtgcgaagttagtctcttggagctttggtcccttctatccagagctttgtggtttttcaGTTGCATGCCGTATTGTATGTTCTTTTTTAGTCTGTGaggtgtttctttctttttagctACTGGTTGTGATTCCGGTGTTTTAGGCATATATTTTCCTGCTTTTTGGTGGCTTTGGCCTTTCGATTATTATTCTTCCTTTGGCCcgtttttttagtttatgtgttggttgtctagtttcttattcttaatttgattatcttacGATACTaatattgaaataaatataatttgtaaatgaaataataaaaattagtaaaaataataaaatgatgaaaagtCTTGCTATTTTTaggtgtgaataaattaaatatttaaaatatatttatattattttatttatttcttgaattttagagACCAATAAGtgtgagaaggattagataatacacaattagaaattgatggagaaaattgcaataatttaaaagaaaaagaatttaaatacaaaaaaaaatatgaggacacatgtcaacaaacccccccttccacatgtcataagaagggaaaaagccaactttatatataaagattgttGTAAACACTTACATGTAAAATAtaatgtttgatttattttggttattgaaGGAAACATGGTTGAAATTGAACAAATAAACCTTATTCTAAACAATATTCTTAAAGCTTTAATTTGTTATTACCACAATGAGCTTGGTCATAACCTCAACTTAAGATCCAATTAACCAGTTaccatctaatctattaaaagggaagtgCATTTTGTACTTAACCctgaatttttctcaatatttACCTCTTTACGTCATTGAGACTTTAATTACTcctatattttagtatttattgcatttttatcatttaaaacaaGCATAAAACAATACCCAATTTACTATTCCAATACATTAGTACTTAATTTAATCACTAACAACACATAACCCTTTACCTCCTTACACTGAAACTTTAATTACTCctatatattagtatttattgcatttttgtcatttaaaaCAAGCATAAAACAATACCTAATTTACTATTCCAATACATTAGTACTTAATTTAATCACTAACAACACATAACTCGTGCCCCTTCACTAACCCtca encodes:
- the LOC106433479 gene encoding protein NRT1/ PTR FAMILY 5.12: MSNSNADSETGTTLSYGVVGGSVDFRGKPSLRFSSGGWRSSGFIIGAEVSEKFAYFGVASNLITYFTAQLGESTAAAASNVNLWLGTAAFLPLIWGSIADSFLGRFRTIHFTSSLYILGLGLLTFSATIPSACKDQETLVSCVSQFKVTIFFCALYLIALGEGGFKACLRAFGADQFDEQDPIESKAKSSFFNWLYFAISFGILATRLVSNYVQENLSWALGFGIPCVSMMISLFFFLLGTNTYRFSTGGEVRQGRKHNNPFVRIGRVFVAAAKNRRETSSETLLFPHESSKQYRFLDRAAISCDSAEVEEAKSVLSLVPVWMCCLVFGIVYAQSPTFFTKQGATMDRSISSTFSVPAATLQGFISVSILVFIPIYDRVLVPIARSITHKPAGITTLQRITTGIFLSILSMVIAALVEMKRLKTARDHGLVDSPNATVPMSVCWLIPQYVLYGVSDVFTMVGLQEFFYGQIPVELRSLGLSMYLSVIGIGNYLSSFMVSVIEKATSQPGQASWFDNNLNQAHLDYFYWLLACLSSISFVSLVYFAKSYVYNSPK